The Episyrphus balteatus chromosome 4, idEpiBalt1.1, whole genome shotgun sequence genome includes a window with the following:
- the LOC129919258 gene encoding uncharacterized protein LOC129919258, translating into MNEPELDGNFYLESLQNLLLVKRNTDTILPSTPQIFKFDLDDAKEPDAETKRFIQNRARALQLEEIANNKTGHDVLLKRTKRSKVQKTKPELIPFLITDAKEPDSATKELIRRSRAKEISLIKTKEPIRQIRTKESSSSTQKRESSRQSRIKPVSVPVQNQEPSVRQGRTKSITLTTENKEPLRIGKVGKVQSVPLDDEHLTESRSKNKGTSRQRTTRKTPRKRTRRFAQLTEPRFIKFELHDAKEPDSEPREVQILPRPVFGAKILNHKNDQQGSESDSDLSTQESKYRYFLHEVPRKQHFGPYSKHYNPNDLIFRVSKMQKYIASGQGLENINTNIEISIPPSVSATAVLAGYPKQVYGHKLCPYGTRGCQVHPVVGQVPPNHLQFNKPLTQNLIAENEVIPEHHQPQRYFYNVYTHEQPQIHQQYLPQIVQAPVVEHPQQPQPLPQQLPQQEVQVAQNLIETNAPIKVAYVEPNYGYGAKMYPYNIANNIQANQPANNEQNADVVYGKHHQEDLLSKITNNQESQLGTLQDNKEFQELSALIGKSPTDQVHGLSYLMAKEMQRKKAGQRPQDQTSPILFHPKENGGISSGNTQFLNISRFYGMRMEYASKYAFGYRVRDFDSGNDFAHKQNRDKDGVTRGQYHILLPDGRIQNVIYYADETGFHADVSY; encoded by the exons ATgaac GAACCCGAATTAGATGGCAACTTCTACCTTGAAagcttacaaaatttattacttGTTAAAAGAAATACCGACACAATTCTACCATCAACTccacaaatatttaaattcgaTTTAGACGATGCCAAAGAACCTGATGCAGAAACAAAAAGATTCATACAAAATCGTGCTAGAGCACTTCAACTTGAAGAAATTGCTAATAATAAAACTGGTCATGatgttttattgaaaagaaCTAAAcgttcaaaagttcaaaaaacaaaacctgaATTGATTCCATTTTTAATAACCGATGCTAAAGAACCTGATAGTGCTACAAAAGAACTAATTCGAAGAAGTCGTGCAaaagaaatttctttaattaaaactaaAGAACCAATTAGACAGATTAGAACTAAAGAATCATCCTCATCGACTCAAAAAAGAGAATCTTCAAGACAAAGTAGAATTAAGCCAGTTTCTGTGCCCGTTCAAAATCAAGAACCATCTGTGAGACAAGGAAGAACTAAATCTATAACTTTGacaactgaaaataaagaaccATTGAGAATAGGTAAAGTTGGTAAAGTTCAATCGGTTCCACTTGATGATGAACACTTGACAGAAAGTCGCTCAAAAAACAAGGGAACTTCAAGACAACGAACAACTAGAAAAACCCCAAGAAAACGCACTCGAAGATTTGCCCAATTGACTGAGCCtcgttttataaaatttgaacttcATGATGCCAAAGAACCTGATAGTGAACCTAGAGAAGTACAAATTTTACCACGACCAGTTTTTGGcgccaaaattttaaatcacaaAAATGATCAACAAGGATCGGAGTCAGACTCTGATTTATCGACACAGGAAAgtaagtaccgttattttctaCATGAAGTTCCACGAAAACAACATTTTGGACCATATTCAAAACACTATAACCCTAACGACTTAATATTCAGAGTTAGCAAGATGCAAAAATATATAGCAAGTGGTCAAGGTCTTGAGAATATTAatacaaatattgaaatatCCATACCGCCTTCGGTATCGGCTACTGCCGTACTTGCTGGTTATCCAAAACAAGTCTATGGTCATAAATTATGCCCTTATGGCACTCGAGGTTGTCAAGTTCATCCGGTTGTTGGACAAGTTCCTCCTAACCATCTTCAATTTAACAAGCCTCTTACTCAAAATTTGATTGCTGAAAATGAGGTTATACCCGAACATCATCAACCTCAGCGATATTTCTACAATGTTTATACTCACGAACAACCTCAAATTCATCAACAGTATTTACCACAAATAGTACAGGCTCCAGTGGTAGAACATCCTCAACAGCCTCAACCACTTCCTCAACAACTTCCTCAACAAGAAGTTCAAGTTGCTCAGAACTTGATCGAAACGAATGCTCCAATTAAAGTAGCTTATGTTGAACCAAATTATGGCTATGGAGCTAAAATGTACCCCTACAATATTGCAAACAATATTCAAGCAAATCAACCAGCTAATAATGAACAAAATGCAGATGTTGTTTATGGCAAACATCATCAAGAAGATCTCCTGagtaaaataacaaataatcaAGAAAGTCAACTTGGCACACTCCAAGATAATAAAGAATTTCAAGAACTTTCTGCCCTGATTGGCAAATCACCAACTGATCAAGTTCATGGTTTGTCATATTTAATGGCAAAAGAAATGCAAAGAAAGAAAGCTGGTCAAAGACCTCAAGATCAAACTTCACCAATTCTTTTTCATCCGAAAGAAAATGGAGGCATAAGCTCTGGTAACActcaatttttgaatatttcaagATTTTATGGTATGAGA ATGGAATATGCATCTAAATACGCTTTTGGCTATCGTGTACGTGACTTTGACAGTGGAAATGATTTCGCCCACAAACAAAATCGAGATAAGGATGGTGTTACTCGTGGTCAATATCATATCCTATTGCCCGATGGACGAatacaaaatgttatttattatgCCGATGAGACAGGATTTCATGCAGATGTTAGTTATTGA